Proteins co-encoded in one Neoarius graeffei isolate fNeoGra1 chromosome 11, fNeoGra1.pri, whole genome shotgun sequence genomic window:
- the LOC132894455 gene encoding signal peptide, CUB and EGF-like domain-containing protein 1, with protein sequence MDSYRPAIMFFILISFHAGQTLRCACKEDFRTCASIHNMQANFTTAQQICMKNGGKLLTPWSKIIGSLLFNKTGHFWIGTGCDCLSSKRNSQGDIATLNRGGEGVECSSQCISVSSNRELAKRSCEEQADGFLCDGIDWENCWESQPSEVQILNKKDCGLAPCEHKCEEVPGGHMCSCFKRYRPRRKNPEYCESSCNSDSCPLPCPTCRCPDGFLKDEAQCTDLDECDLNDHNCAQKCRNTIGSYKCSCDEGFMLVNRSECVRLINPTPVTATLVTQSVNYELSHAAFGTPAEYIGLILFILLVIPALIGLLYYFRKSKGDVLLKDGNASDDTMVQEAQLQL encoded by the coding sequence ATGGATTCCTACAGACCAGCCATCATGTTTTTCATTTTAATCTCATTCCATGCGGGACAGACTCTGCGCTGTGCATGTAAAGAAGATTTCAGAACTTGCGCAAGTATTCACAATATGCAAGCTAACTTCACAACTGCTCAGCAGATCTGCATGAAAAATGGAGGTAAATTATTAACACCATGGAGTAAAATTATTGGCAGTTTGCTTTTCAACAAAACAGGACACTTCTGGATTGGCACTGGATGTGATTGTTTAAGCAGCAAAAGGAATTCTCAAGGTGATATTGCGACTCTGAACAGAGGAGGGGAAGGTGTGGAGTGTTCCTCACAGTGCATATCAGTTTCTAGTAACAGGGAATTAGCTAAGCGCTCGTGTGAGGAACAAGCTGACGGCTTTTTGTGTGATGGCATTGACTGGGAGAACTGCTGGGAGTCTCAACCATCTGAAGTGCAAATTCTGAATAAGAAAGACTGTGGACTTGCTCCATGTGAGCACAAATGTGAAGAGGTTCCCGGAGGCCACATGTGTTCCTGTTTTAAACGGTACAGGCCACGCAGGAAAAATCCAGAATATTGTGAATCGTCCTGCAATTCTGACTCATGCCCACTGCCTTGCCCCACGTGTAGGTGTCCTGATGGCTTCCTGAAAGATGAAGCACAGTGCACAGATTTAGACGAATGTGATTTGAATGACCACAACTGTGCACAAAAATGCAGGAACACAATCGGAAGTTACAAGTGCTCTTGCGATGAAGGGTTCATGCTGGTAAACAGATCTGAATGTGTTCGCCTTATAAATCCTACTCCAGTAACTGCTACACTTGTTACACAGTCTGTAAATTACGAATTGAGTCATGCGGCTTTTGGGACTCCAGCAGAATATATTGGCCTTATATTGTTTATCCTGCTGGTCATACCTGCTCTGATAGGACTTCTGTATTATTTCCGAAAAAGCAAGGGTGATGTACTTCTAAAAGATGGCAATGCATCAGATGACACCATGGTTCAAGAGGCACAGTTACAACTGTAA
- the LOC132894454 gene encoding complement component C1q receptor: MLCALIAVLCALLAAERATCTTRQCTAKACFTLHTELVLFEKANKNCYENGGYLITIRDYHDLEAVKSVLALAGKILVQGKVWIGLKLSKGKCVLSDKELRGFTWISGASDSSFSNWGKEPSSTCTEDRCVTLSTATGELKWSDGSCREPALYMCVYYFKGMCKPLLLAGPGEINYSLPFLKVPLQQLGGLTMLPHATFADISCAYDSAMNTRAVCKERGAQFAWEEPGPFCASAKRSCKTRNGGCDQLCFDDDTGVRCECEKDYYLGDDQVTCFLKDACHDSPCEHGCASKPTGFTCTCRKGFELSEDQVSCKDVDECTQDICKGHICHNNPGGYECECKKGFQSVDGKCEDIDECAKPVCARHATCLNSDGSFSCYCSSGFKKYQEQCVDIDECLNRPCEGICSNTDGSYTCSCGPGFRLAENGISCVPEPKRTTTSHDFKIILTERLDQPAVITVTPRLSTETTAETHQSVRTDGSVVGSWILVYALSTVIPLLLLITVTAVIAMHRWNRSRKHAKKKGATADSYCWVSSGYTAQLETQRNKIY, translated from the coding sequence ATGCTCTGCGCTCTGATCGCGGTGCTGTGCGCTCTGTTGGCTGCTGAAAGAGCGACATGTACCACTCGCCAGTGCACAGCCAAAGCCTGCTTCACTCTCCACACAGAACTTGTACTGTTTGAGAAAGCGAACAAAAACTGCTACGAAAACGGCGGCTATTTGATTACAATAAGAGACTATCATGACTTAGAAGCTGTGAAGTCAGTTCTCGCGTTAGCCGGGAAGATTTTGGTGCAGGGAAAAGTCTGGATAGGACTGAAGCTTTCTAAAGGGAAATGTGTGCTCAGCGACAAGGAGCTGCGCGGCTTCACATGGATCTCTGGCGCCTCGGATTCCTCCTTCTCCAACTGGGGAAAGGAACCGAGCAGCACGTGTACGGAGGATCGCTGCGTCACGCTCTCGACTGCAACCGGGGAACTCAAATGGAGTGATGGATCTTGTAGAGAACCCGCgctttatatgtgtgtgtattactttAAAGGTATGTGCAAACCTCTGCTACTTGCGGGACCAGGAGAGATCAATTACTCTCTTCCATTTTTAAAAGTGCCACTTCAACAGCTTGGTGGTTTGACTATGTTACCTCATGCAACATTCGCTGATATAAGCTGCGCTTATGACAGTGCTATGAACACTCGTGCGGTGTGTAAAGAACGGGGCGCACAATTCGCTTGGGAAGAACCAGGACCTTTTTGCGCCTCGGCAAAGCGGAGTTGCAAAACCAGAAACGGAGGATGTGATCAGCTGTGCTTTGATGATGATACCGGAGTGCGTTGTGAATGTGAAAAAGACTACTACCTCGGCGACGATCAAGTCACATGTTTCCTGAAAGACGCCTGCCACGATTCACCCTGCGAACACGGGTGCGCGTCAAAACCCACTGGGTTTACGTGCACGTGTCGAAAGGGATTTGAGCTTTCCGAAGACCAGGTTAGCTGCAAAGATGTTGACGAATGTACCCAGGATATTTGCAAAGGTCATATATGTCACAATAACCCAGGGGGCTATGAGTGTGAGTGTAAGAAAGGCTTTCAGTCCGTTGATGGCAAGTGCGAGGACATAGACGAATGCGCAAAACCGGTGTGCGCGCGTCACGCCACGTGTCTCAATTCTGATGGTTCGTTCTCTTGTTACTGCTCTTCTGGCTTTAAGAAGTATCAAGAGCAGTGTGTAGATATTGACGAATGTCTGAATCGGCCTTGTGAAGGTATATGCAGCAATACGGATGGCAGCTACACGTGTTCCTGTGGCCCAGGTTTCCGCTTAGCTGAGAACGGTATTAGCTGTGTTCCGGAACCAAAGCGCACAACAACTTCACATGATTTCAAAATAATATTAACTGAAAGGTTGGATCAGCCTGCAGTAATCACAGTCACGCCACGTTTAAGCACTGAGACGACTGCGGAAACGCACCAAAGCGTGCGCACAGATGGCTCAGTTGTCGGGTCTTGGATTCTGGTGTATGCGTTGAGCACGGTGATCCCCCTTCTCCTGCTGATCACAGTCACTGCTGTTATCGCCATGCACCGCTGGAATCGCTCACGCAAACACGCCAAGAAGAAAGGTGCTACAGCAGACAGCTACTGCTGGGTGTCTTCTGGATACACAGCACAGTTAGAAACACAACGGAACAAAATATACTGA